In Plasmodium cynomolgi strain B DNA, scaffold: 0150, whole genome shotgun sequence, a genomic segment contains:
- a CDS encoding CYIR protein (putative;~vir-type antigen), with amino-acid sequence KLIRFLEYMKIIKNDEYYSVGRCKLINYWLYYEVRQILASETRDIYNKTIRDLHEAWNYYNTNGSHIAEQYKCKPESVIPAMNDIEYNNKKNIHEHCLNYYEISKKTDNNDECHKYRIYIQGLNLPYTSFDSLFSEDKNNYQSYYNKCRTYNPINIPDGSTCPQVVVMDTPRSEEHPSLSAKGRQVELNVGTGGHTYMERAQQNLATDIEVRTIGVHSQMDKPKYDDRTPTEPHVSNPIVMSAGLSLLGIASVSTILYKVRKNLILHN; translated from the coding sequence AAGCTCATAAGATTTTTAGAATATAtgaaaatcataaaaaatgatgaatattATTCAGTAGGACGTTGTAAACTTATAAATTACTGGCTATATTATGAAGTAAGACAAATATTAGCTTCTGAAACTCGagatatttataataaaactATTCGTGATCTACATGAAGCATggaattattataatactAATGGTAGCCACATAGCAGAACAATACAAATGCAAACCGGAATCGGTTATTCCTGCTATGAATGATAttgaatataataataaaaagaatattcaTGAACATTGTTTAAATTACTACGAAATCAgtaaaaaaacagataatAACGATGAATGTCATAAATATAGAATTTACATTCAAGGTTTAAACTTGCCATACACAAGTTTTGATAGTTTATTTtctgaagataaaaataattatcaatcttattataataaatgtagAACTTATAATCCAATAAATATTCCTGATGGTTCAACCTGCCCCCAAGTTGTTGTAATGGATACTCCTCGTTCAGAAGAACATCCGTCTTTATCTGCAAAGGGTAGACAAGTAGAACTAAACGTAGGAACAGGTGGACATACATATATGGAAAGAGCACAACAAAATTTAGCTACAGACATAGAAGTACGAACTATAGGTGTGCATTCACAGATGGATAAACCAAAATATGATGATCGTACTCCTACTGAACCTCATGTTTCTAATCCTATTGTTATGTCAGCCGGTTTATCACTTCTTGGAATAGCATCTGTTTCTACCATTTTATACAAGGTACGCAAAAATTTgattttacataattaa